From the genome of Helicobacter pylori, one region includes:
- the purU gene encoding formyltetrahydrofolate deformylase, protein MLEFILKIQARDSKGLVSAISTTIANKGYNIVKNDEFVDPLKQRFFMRLKIQKEIKPLNVGMKEQEERSLKTALFKALENFNELLIEVILTHKKNIILLATKESHCLGDLLLRVYGGELNAQILGVISNHEILRPLVEKFNIPYFYVPCVDQISHEKEVLAIIKNLELKHKASADLLVLAKYMRILSHDFTKRYENQILNIHHSFLPAFIGANPYQQAFERGVKVIGATAHFVNESLDAGPIIIQDTLPINHNYSVEKMRLAGKDIEKLVLARALKLVLEDRVFVHENKTVVF, encoded by the coding sequence TCTAAAGGCTTGGTGAGTGCGATTAGCACCACTATCGCTAACAAGGGCTATAACATCGTCAAAAACGATGAATTTGTCGATCCCTTAAAACAGCGCTTTTTCATGCGGCTAAAAATCCAAAAAGAAATTAAGCCCTTGAATGTTGGAATGAAAGAGCAAGAAGAGCGATCCTTAAAAACCGCTCTTTTTAAAGCCTTAGAAAACTTTAACGAACTATTGATTGAAGTCATTTTAACGCATAAAAAAAACATCATTCTGCTCGCTACTAAAGAGAGCCATTGCTTGGGGGATTTGCTTTTAAGGGTGTATGGAGGGGAATTAAACGCTCAAATTTTAGGCGTTATTTCCAACCACGAGATTTTACGCCCTTTAGTGGAAAAATTTAACATCCCTTATTTTTATGTGCCTTGCGTTGATCAAATCTCGCATGAAAAAGAAGTTTTAGCCATCATTAAAAACCTAGAATTAAAACACAAAGCAAGCGCAGACTTGCTTGTTTTAGCCAAATACATGCGCATTTTAAGCCATGATTTTACGAAGCGCTATGAAAATCAGATCCTCAATATCCATCATAGTTTCTTGCCCGCATTCATTGGGGCTAACCCTTACCAGCAAGCGTTTGAAAGGGGCGTGAAAGTCATCGGGGCCACGGCGCATTTTGTGAATGAAAGCCTTGATGCCGGCCCGATTATCATACAAGACACTCTCCCCATTAACCACAATTACAGCGTGGAAAAAATGCGCCTAGCGGGTAAGGATATAGAAAAACTGGTTTTGGCTAGGGCTTTAAAACTGGTTTTAGAAGATAGGGTGTTTGTGCATGAAAACAAAACGGTGGTGTTTTGA
- the hpnL gene encoding nickel-binding protein HpnL encodes MAHHEQQQQANSQHHHHHHAHHHHYYGGEHHHHNVQQHAEQQAEQQAQQQQQQKAQQQNQQY; translated from the coding sequence ATGGCACACCATGAACAACAACAACAGGCTAACAGCCAACACCACCACCATCACCATGCACACCACCACCATTACTATGGCGGCGAACACCACCACCATAATGTGCAACAACACGCCGAACAACAAGCAGAGCAACAAGCTCAACAACAGCAACAACAAAAAGCACAACAACAAAACCAACAATATTGA
- the rsmA gene encoding 16S rRNA (adenine(1518)-N(6)/adenine(1519)-N(6))-dimethyltransferase RsmA — protein MVVAKKSLGQHFLTDESFLDRIVNALPPLNPLKLIEIGVGLGDLTLKLLDRYPLKTYEIDSRLCEKMRSKLKAQKKPFGLELVEKDALFLKEEEPYFLISNLPYYIATRLVLNALKDPKCRGLLVMTQKEVALKFCAKDSQNALSVLTQAIGSATLLFDVPPSAFSPPPKVFSSVFEVTKEPLKEKALASLARVPFFEEALQKGFETLEDFLKACFSSPRKTLSNNLKKSVSYKEKLDKVLDFLALENQPASVRASEIKDYLKLLEYLLKG, from the coding sequence ATGGTGGTAGCTAAAAAGTCTTTAGGACAGCATTTTTTAACGGACGAGTCGTTTTTAGACAGAATTGTTAATGCTTTGCCCCCCTTAAACCCGTTGAAATTAATTGAAATTGGCGTGGGGCTAGGGGATTTGACTCTTAAGTTGTTGGATCGCTATCCTTTAAAGACTTATGAGATAGATAGTCGCTTGTGCGAGAAAATGCGATCAAAACTAAAGGCACAAAAAAAGCCTTTCGGGTTAGAATTAGTGGAAAAAGACGCTCTTTTTTTAAAAGAAGAAGAGCCTTATTTTTTGATCTCTAATTTGCCTTATTATATCGCTACCAGGCTTGTTTTAAACGCACTCAAAGACCCTAAATGCAGGGGCTTATTGGTGATGACACAAAAGGAAGTGGCACTCAAATTTTGCGCCAAAGATTCACAGAACGCCTTAAGCGTTTTAACTCAAGCAATAGGGAGTGCTACCCTTTTGTTTGATGTGCCGCCTAGTGCGTTTAGCCCGCCTCCAAAGGTGTTTTCTAGCGTGTTTGAAGTGACTAAAGAGCCGCTGAAAGAAAAGGCGTTGGCTTCATTAGCCCGAGTGCCATTTTTTGAAGAAGCCCTACAAAAAGGGTTTGAAACATTAGAAGATTTTTTGAAAGCATGTTTCTCATCTCCTAGGAAGACGCTTTCAAACAATCTTAAAAAAAGCGTTTCTTATAAAGAAAAGCTTGATAAGGTGTTAGATTTTTTAGCGTTAGAAAACCAACCAGCAAGCGTGAGAGCGTCTGAGATAAAAGATTATCTCAAGCTCTTAGAATACCTTTTAAAAGGCTAA
- a CDS encoding ribonuclease J has translation MTDNNHYENHENSSENSKAHHEARAGAFERFTNRKKRFRENAQKNGESSNHETPSHHKKEHHPNKKPNNHHKVKHAKTRNYAKEELDNNKVEGVTEILHVNERGTLGFHKELKKGVEANNKIQVEHLNPHYKMNLNSKASVKITPLGGLGEIGGNMMVIETPKSAIVIDVGMSFPKEGLFGVDILIPDFSYLHQIKDKIAGIIITHAHEDHIGATPYLFKELQFPLYGTPLSLGLIGSKFDEHGLKKYRSYFKIVEKRCPISVGEFIVEWIHITHSIIDSSALAIQTKAGTIIHTGDFKIDHTPVDNLPTDLYRLAHYGEKGVMLLLSDSTNSHKSGTTPSESTIAPAFDTLFKEAQGRVIMSTFSSNIHRVYQAIQYGIKYNRKIAVIGRSMEKNLDIARELGYIHLPYQSFIEANEVAKYPDNEVLIVTTGSQGETMSALYRMATDEHRHISIKPNDLVIISAKAIPGNEASVSAVLNFLIKKEAKVAYQEFDNIHVSGHAAQEEQKLMLRLIKPKFFLPVHGEYNHVARHKQTAISCGVPEKNIYLMEDGDQVEVGPAFIKKVGTIKSGKSYVDNQSNLSIDTSIVQQREEVASAGVFAATIFVNKNKQALLESSQFSSLGLVGFKDEKHLMKEIQGGLEVLLKSSNAEIVNNPKKLEDHIRNFIRKVLFKKFRKYPAIICHVHSF, from the coding sequence ATGACCGATAACAACCATTATGAAAACCATGAAAACAGCAGTGAAAATTCAAAAGCGCATCATGAGGCGCGAGCCGGGGCGTTTGAGCGATTCACCAACCGCAAAAAGCGTTTTAGAGAAAACGCGCAAAAAAACGGAGAGTCTTCAAACCATGAAACGCCTTCGCACCATAAAAAAGAGCACCACCCCAACAAAAAACCAAACAACCACCACAAAGTTAAACATGCTAAAACACGAAATTACGCCAAAGAAGAATTGGATAACAACAAAGTAGAGGGCGTTACGGAAATTTTGCATGTGAATGAGAGAGGGACTTTAGGCTTTCATAAGGAGCTCAAAAAGGGCGTTGAAGCGAATAACAAGATCCAAGTGGAGCATTTAAACCCGCATTATAAGATGAATCTAAACTCTAAAGCGAGCGTTAAAATCACGCCTTTAGGGGGCTTGGGCGAGATTGGGGGGAACATGATGGTCATTGAAACCCCAAAAAGCGCGATCGTGATTGATGTGGGCATGAGCTTCCCTAAAGAAGGGCTCTTTGGCGTGGATATTTTAATCCCGGATTTTTCCTACTTGCACCAAATCAAGGACAAAATCGCTGGCATTATCATCACCCATGCCCATGAAGATCACATAGGGGCCACGCCTTATTTGTTTAAAGAGTTGCAATTCCCCCTTTATGGCACGCCCTTGAGTTTGGGGCTGATTGGGAGCAAGTTTGATGAACATGGTTTGAAAAAATACCGCTCGTATTTTAAAATCGTAGAAAAGCGCTGCCCCATTAGCGTGGGCGAATTTATCGTTGAATGGATCCACATCACGCATTCTATTATTGACAGCAGCGCTTTAGCGATCCAAACTAAAGCCGGAACGATCATCCACACCGGCGATTTTAAAATCGATCACACTCCAGTGGATAATCTGCCCACTGATTTGTATCGTTTGGCGCACTATGGCGAAAAGGGGGTGATGCTTCTTTTAAGCGATTCCACTAACTCCCATAAATCCGGGACTACACCGAGTGAAAGCACCATAGCGCCGGCTTTTGATACCCTTTTTAAAGAAGCGCAAGGGCGGGTGATTATGAGCACATTCTCTAGCAATATCCACCGGGTGTATCAAGCCATACAATACGGCATTAAATACAACCGCAAGATCGCTGTGATCGGGCGCTCTATGGAAAAAAACCTAGACATCGCCAGGGAATTAGGCTATATCCATTTGCCTTATCAATCTTTTATTGAAGCCAATGAAGTCGCTAAATACCCAGATAATGAAGTCTTAATCGTAACGACCGGTTCACAAGGCGAAACCATGAGCGCGCTTTATCGCATGGCGACAGATGAGCACCGCCACATTTCTATCAAACCCAACGATTTAGTCATCATCTCTGCTAAAGCCATTCCTGGCAATGAAGCGAGCGTTTCAGCGGTATTGAATTTTTTAATCAAAAAAGAAGCTAAAGTGGCCTATCAAGAATTTGACAATATTCATGTGAGCGGGCATGCCGCCCAAGAAGAGCAAAAGCTCATGTTAAGACTCATTAAGCCTAAGTTTTTCTTACCCGTGCATGGGGAATATAACCATGTCGCGCGCCACAAACAAACCGCTATTTCTTGCGGGGTGCCTGAAAAGAATATCTATTTAATGGAAGATGGCGATCAGGTGGAAGTTGGCCCTGCGTTTATCAAAAAAGTAGGCACGATTAAAAGCGGTAAAAGCTATGTGGATAACCAAAGCAATTTGAGTATTGACACAAGCATCGTGCAACAAAGAGAAGAAGTCGCTAGCGCTGGGGTGTTTGCCGCTACGATTTTTGTGAATAAAAACAAACAAGCGCTTTTAGAAAGCTCTCAATTTTCTAGTTTAGGGCTTGTGGGTTTCAAAGATGAAAAGCATTTGATGAAAGAAATTCAAGGAGGCTTAGAGGTGTTATTAAAATCCAGCAACGCTGAAATTGTGAATAACCCTAAAAAATTAGAAGATCACATTCGTAATTTCATCCGAAAAGTGCTTTTTAAAAAGTTTAGAAAATACCCGGCTATCATTTGTCATGTCCATTCTTTTTGA
- a CDS encoding KpsF/GutQ family sugar-phosphate isomerase: MSILFDCNAAAIQVLRDEASALLESVQQFQKPNDLEAIVKLILRSQEKGGKLVIVGVGKSALVAQKITASMLSTGNRSAFLHPTEAMHGDLGMVEKNDVVLMISYGGESLELLNLVGHLKRLSHKIITFTKSPTSSLSKLGDYYLSLKIKKEACPINTAPTTSTTLTLALGDVLMACLMRAKNFSQEDFASFHPGGLLGKKLFVKVRDLLQTTNLPLIAPSTSFKDALIEMSEKRLGSAILVNDNNELVGILSDGDVRRALLKGLSLESEVKRFATLKPKSFKNLDALLLEALEFLERHKIQLLVCVDDHNKVLGVLHLHQLLELGLKA; encoded by the coding sequence ATGTCCATTCTTTTTGATTGCAACGCTGCCGCTATACAAGTCTTAAGAGATGAAGCGAGCGCGCTTTTAGAAAGCGTTCAACAATTCCAAAAACCTAACGATTTAGAAGCGATTGTCAAGCTCATTTTAAGAAGCCAAGAAAAAGGGGGTAAGCTTGTGATAGTGGGCGTGGGTAAGAGCGCTTTAGTGGCGCAAAAAATCACTGCTTCTATGCTAAGCACCGGTAACAGGAGCGCGTTTTTACACCCTACAGAAGCCATGCATGGGGATTTGGGCATGGTGGAAAAAAACGATGTGGTTTTAATGATTAGCTATGGGGGCGAGTCTTTAGAATTATTGAATCTGGTGGGCCATTTAAAACGCCTAAGCCATAAAATCATCACTTTCACTAAAAGCCCCACCAGTTCGCTCTCTAAACTCGGCGATTATTATTTGAGCTTGAAAATTAAAAAAGAAGCTTGCCCAATCAACACCGCCCCGACGACTTCTACCACCTTAACTCTAGCGTTAGGCGATGTTTTAATGGCATGCTTGATGCGAGCGAAAAACTTTAGCCAAGAAGATTTTGCTTCCTTTCATCCGGGCGGGCTTTTAGGCAAAAAACTTTTTGTCAAGGTTAGAGACTTACTGCAAACCACGAATCTCCCCCTAATCGCTCCTAGCACAAGCTTTAAAGACGCGCTCATAGAAATGAGTGAAAAACGCTTAGGCAGCGCGATTTTAGTCAATGATAATAACGAGCTTGTGGGGATTTTGAGCGATGGCGATGTCCGTAGGGCGCTATTAAAAGGGCTTAGTTTGGAGAGCGAAGTGAAGCGTTTTGCCACTTTAAAGCCTAAAAGCTTTAAGAATTTAGACGCTCTTCTTTTAGAAGCGTTAGAATTTTTAGAGCGCCACAAGATCCAGCTTTTAGTGTGCGTGGATGATCATAATAAGGTTTTAGGGGTCTTGCACTTGCACCAACTTTTAGAATTAGGTCTTAAAGCATGA
- the rlmN gene encoding 23S rRNA (adenine(2503)-C(2))-methyltransferase RlmN yields the protein MKASVYDFTLKELSQLLKPSFRAKQLYLWLYAKYKTSFKGMQNNFSKDFIAYLEQEFTLRTIEITHVRESVDGSKKYLFKSLRDNHTFEAVLLKMKDKKIDGETNAILEGEKYTVCVSCQIGCQVGCSFCFTQKGGFVRNLKAGEIIQQALLIKEDNNLPIEKALNIVFMGMGEPLNNLDEVCKAIEIFNTGMQISPKRITISTSGVADKIPILAGKNLGVQLAISLHAVDDKTRSSLMPLNKKYNIECVLNEVRKWSLEQRKRVMFEYLLIKDLNDSLECAKKLLKLLNGIKSKVNLILFNPHEGSKFERPSLESARMFADFLNSKGLLCTIRESKALDIEAACGQLREKKLSQ from the coding sequence ATGAAAGCGAGCGTTTATGATTTCACTCTAAAGGAATTGAGCCAGCTTTTAAAACCAAGCTTTAGGGCTAAACAGCTTTATTTGTGGCTCTATGCAAAGTATAAAACAAGCTTTAAGGGCATGCAAAATAATTTTTCAAAAGATTTTATCGCTTATTTGGAGCAAGAATTTACTTTGCGCACGATAGAAATCACGCATGTGAGAGAGAGCGTTGATGGCTCTAAAAAATACCTTTTTAAATCTTTAAGAGACAACCATACTTTTGAAGCGGTGTTGTTGAAAATGAAAGATAAAAAGATTGATGGAGAGACGAATGCTATTTTAGAGGGAGAAAAATACACCGTATGCGTGTCTTGTCAAATAGGCTGTCAAGTGGGTTGCTCGTTTTGTTTCACTCAAAAAGGCGGTTTTGTAAGGAACTTAAAAGCGGGCGAGATCATCCAGCAAGCCCTACTCATCAAAGAAGACAATAACCTCCCCATTGAAAAAGCGCTCAACATTGTTTTTATGGGAATGGGCGAGCCTTTGAATAATTTAGATGAGGTGTGTAAAGCGATTGAGATTTTTAATACCGGCATGCAAATTTCACCTAAAAGAATCACGATTTCTACTAGTGGCGTAGCCGATAAAATCCCTATTTTAGCGGGCAAAAACTTAGGCGTGCAATTAGCCATCTCCTTACACGCTGTAGATGACAAAACGCGCTCATCTTTAATGCCCTTGAATAAAAAATACAATATTGAATGCGTTTTGAATGAAGTGAGAAAATGGTCTTTAGAGCAGCGCAAAAGAGTGATGTTTGAATACCTTTTAATCAAAGATTTAAACGATAGCTTGGAGTGTGCTAAAAAACTTTTAAAACTTTTAAACGGCATTAAATCCAAAGTGAATTTGATTTTATTCAACCCGCATGAAGGTTCTAAATTTGAACGCCCCAGCTTAGAGAGCGCTAGAATGTTTGCGGATTTTTTAAACTCCAAAGGCTTACTATGCACCATTAGAGAGTCTAAAGCCTTGGATATTGAAGCGGCTTGCGGGCAATTGAGGGAGAAAAAACTCTCTCAATAA